From the genome of Hymenobacter gelipurpurascens:
TTTCTCCTTTCACATCAACGGCCATTTTCTGGCTCAGGTCACCGCGGGCTACGGCGGTTGCTACGTTGGCAATATCTCGTACCTGAAGCGTCAGGTTCGAGGCCATGTAGTTTACGTTGTCCGTCAGTTCTTTCCACACGCCGGCCACATTCGGTACGGAGGCTTGGCCACCCAGCTTTCCATCGGTGCCTACCTCAAGTGCCACGCGGGTTACTTCGCCGGCGAACAGGTTCAGCGAGTCCACCATTTGGTTGAGGTTCTGCTTCAATTGTAGCAGCTCGCCCTTTACATCTACCGTAATCTTCTGGCTTAGGTCACCTTTTGCTACGGCAGTAGCCACGTTGGCAATATCTCGCACCTGCAAAGTCAGGTTCGAGGCCATGTAGTTTACGTTGTCCGTCAGTTCTTTCCACACGCCGGCCACATTCGGCACGACTGCCTGGCCGCCAAGGCGGCCTTCGGTGCCTACCTCTTGGGCCACGCGGGTTACTTCGCCGGCGAACAGGTTCAGCGAGTCCACCATTTGGTTCAGGTTCTGCTTGAGTTGCAGCAGCTCGCCCTTTACATCAACCGTGATTTTTTGAGTCAGGTCACCCTTTGCTACGGCGGTAGCTACGTTTGCAATGTCTCGTACCTGAAGCGTCAGGTTCGAGGCCATCGTGTTTACGTTGTCCGTTAGCTGCTTCCATACGCCGCCAACGTTTGGTACAGAGGCCTGGCCACCCAGCTTACCTTCCGTACCTACTTCCTGCGCTACGCGGGTTACCTCACCAGCAAACAGGTTCAGCGAGTCCACCATTTGGTTGAGGTTCTGCTTCAACTGCAGCAGCTCGCCTTTTACATCTACCGTAATCTTCTGGGTCAGGTCACCCTTTGCTACAGCGGTAGCTACGTTGGCAATGTCTCGTACCTGAGAGGTCAGGTTGGAGGCCATGTAGTTTACGTTGTCAGTCAGCTCTTTCCAGATACCGCCTACGTTCGGTACGGAAGCTTGTCCACCTAGCTTACCCTCGGTACCTACTTCCTGGGCCACGCGCGTTACTTCGCCGGCAAACAGGTTGAGGTTGTCAATGGTCTTGTTGATGGTTTCGGCCATCACCTTGAAGTCACCTGACACCGGAATCTGGAAGGTTTCATCCAGGTTTCCTTTGCTGATGTTCTTCAACACCTTGCCTACTTCCAATACAGGAACGGCAATGCTATCCACCAGGCCGTTGATGTTGTTGATCATGTCGCGCCAGAAACCGGCGGCATTATCAGCCGAGGCACGAGCCTTGAGGTTACCCTCAACCCCAGCTACCTTCGATATGCGCGACACCTCTCCTCCTACGCCACCAATCATCTCCACCATGGAGTTGTAGGCCTCTGCTATTTCCGCAAAAATGTCGTCGTTCTGCTTGGTGAGTCGCACCGATACGTCGCCTTTTTTAAAGGCATCGAGGGCGTAGAGCACGCGGTTAAGCTGCTCATTCACATAGTCAGAATCAGCCGAGGACGTTATCTGCGGGCTACTCCCCCGCTTCCGCGTAGAGTTATCCGAGGGCCGAGTGGCAGGCATAGAACCGTTAGTGGACGTAGAGGCGACTGAGTCTAGCGTCTCCGGCATATCGGTTTCCGGAAGATTGTTCTTGGGCATCTTAGCTGAAGCCATAAACGAAGGAGTGGTGGCGAAACCTCTGAGATGAGGCGGTGCACGAACGGAACTACAGGTGGACGAGTTCCAAGACTTACAAAGGTAACAAATACCGTGTTGCAGCGAGCTTTGCCGCAAAAAAGTTGGCTAAAAATATTAACTGCCGCATTCTTAGCTAATTGCCTTCGCAAAGTGGTTGAACCAACTTCCCCCAGTTGCTCCTTATAGTATACCCGCCTACGCATTATTAGCGGACTGCGTGGTTGCGCCGGATTATTCCAGCATCTTTGCGGCAAAATTCAACTTTACGTTGGGCTCGCCGTTTTTACATGAGTACCCACCCAGCGTTAGAAGCATCTGCCTCCTTGTATGGTCAAAAATCTAGTTATAGTAGAGTCTCCGGCAAAGGCCAAAACGATTGAAGGTTATCTGGGCAAAGACTTTATTGTCAAGTCCAGCTTCGGTCACGTGCGGGACTTACCCAAGGATAATAATGCCATCGACATAGCGAATGGCTTTAAGCCTACCTATGTGGTTTCGGCAGACAAGCGGGAGATTATCAGCCAACTGAAAAAGCTGGCTAAGGAAGCCGAGACGGTATGGTTGGCCAGTGACGATGACCGCGAAGGCGAAGCTATTTCGTGGCATCTGTCGGAAACGCTGAACCTCAGCAGCGACAAGACGCGGCGAATTGTGTTCCGGGAAATCACCAAGAATGCTATTCTGCACGCTATTGATACCCCCCGGGAGATTAACCTGGACTTAGTGAATGCCCAGCAGGCCCGCCGGGTACTGGACCGACTGGTAGGCTTCGAGCTGTCGCCGGTGCTATGGAAAAAGGTAAAAGCGGGGCTTTCGGCTGGCCGGGTACAATCAGTAGCGGTGCGGCTGGTAGTGGAGCGTGAGCGGGAAATCAACCAGTTCAAAACTTCCTCTGCGTACCGCGTGGTAGCCAAGTTTGATGCTGGCCGTGGTGCGGTGCTGGAAGCCGAGCTGCCGACCCGCTTTAAGGTGCTGGAAGAAGCAGAAGCTTTCCTGGCCCGTTGCGTAGGCGCTTCCTATTCTATTGAGAACTTAGAGAAGAAACCCGGCAAACGCAGCCCAGCGCCGCCGTTTACTACTTCTACTCTGCAGCAGGAAGCCTCGCGCAAGCTGGGTTTCTCGGTGGCGCAGACCATGAGCGTAGCCCAGAAGCTTTATGAGGCGGGTAAAATCAGTTACATGCGGACGGACTCGGTAAACCTCTCGCAGGATGCCCTGGCCGCCGCTAAAGAAGAAATCAGCCGGGCCTACGGGCCGGAATTCGCGCAAACCCGCCAGTTTAAAACCAAGTCGGCCTCGGCCCAGGAGGCCCACGAAGCCATCAGGCCTACTGACTTTGCCTTGGTGAAAGCCGGGTCTGACTCGCAGGAGCAGCGCCTCTACGACCTTATCCGGAAGCGGGCAATGGCCTCGCAGATGGCCGATGCCGTGATTGAGCGGACGGTGGCATCTATCAGCATCAGCACCCAGCCGGGCACGATGCTCACGGCTACGGGCGAGGTAATCACTTTCGAAGGTTTCCTGAAAGCTTACGCCGAATCTAAGGATGAGGAAGTGCAGGACGAAGCTCCTACCGAATCGACTTTCTCGCGCGGGTTGCCCCCACTGTCCGTAGGCCAGTCGTTGCCGCTGCAACAGTTGCGGGCTACGGAGCGGTTTGCGGCGCCGGCTGCGCGATACACAGAAGCTTCTCTGGTAAAGAAGATGGAGGAAATGGGCATTGGGCGTCCGTCTACATATGCTCCTACCATCAGCACCATCCAGAAGCGTGGCTACGTGGAGAAAGATTCCCGCGAAGGCAAGGAGCGCAAGTTCCATGTGCTAACGCTGGACGGCGACACGGTGAAAACCGAAGTAAAAACCGAAACCTTCGGCGCCGACAAAGCCAAGCTATTCCCGACGGATACGGCCATGGTTGTCAACGACTTCCTGGTAGAGCACTTCCCTGTGATTGTGGACTATCAGTTCACAGCGAAGGTAGAGGACGAGTTTGACCAGATTGCCAACGGCCGCGAAGTGTGGACCGACATGTTATCCGGTTTCTATGGCAAGTTCCACGAAACAGTGGAGCGTGGCCAGGATATTGAGCGCAGCACCCTGGGCAGCACCCGCGAGATAGGCTTACACCCCGAAACCGGGCAGAAGCTAACGGCGCGCCTAGGCCGCTTTGGGCCGTATGTGCAGATAGAGCCGAAGGAAGGTGCCCCGGAAGGCGAAAAGGCTGTGTACGCCAGCTTGCGCAAAGGGCAGTTCATTGAGAATATCACGCTGGAAGAAGCGCTGGAACTCTTCAAGCTGCCACGTATTGTAGGCCAATTTGAGGACAAGGACATGACGGCTGCCCTAGGCCGCTTCGGACCTTACATCCGTCACGACAGCAAGTTCTACTCCCTCACCAAGGAGCAGGACCCGCACACCATCACGGCTCAGGAAGGAGTAGATTTGATTGAGGCTAAGCGCAAATCGGATGCAGAGCGCCTCATCAAAGACTTCCCGACCAACCCGGATGTGCAGGTACTCAATGGCCGTTTCGGCCCTTACATTGTGGTAGGCAAGAAAAACGTGAAGATTCCGAAAGGCGAAGAGCCTGCTGAACTTACGCTGGAACGCTGCCTGGAGCTAGCA
Proteins encoded in this window:
- the topA gene encoding type I DNA topoisomerase, with amino-acid sequence MVKNLVIVESPAKAKTIEGYLGKDFIVKSSFGHVRDLPKDNNAIDIANGFKPTYVVSADKREIISQLKKLAKEAETVWLASDDDREGEAISWHLSETLNLSSDKTRRIVFREITKNAILHAIDTPREINLDLVNAQQARRVLDRLVGFELSPVLWKKVKAGLSAGRVQSVAVRLVVEREREINQFKTSSAYRVVAKFDAGRGAVLEAELPTRFKVLEEAEAFLARCVGASYSIENLEKKPGKRSPAPPFTTSTLQQEASRKLGFSVAQTMSVAQKLYEAGKISYMRTDSVNLSQDALAAAKEEISRAYGPEFAQTRQFKTKSASAQEAHEAIRPTDFALVKAGSDSQEQRLYDLIRKRAMASQMADAVIERTVASISISTQPGTMLTATGEVITFEGFLKAYAESKDEEVQDEAPTESTFSRGLPPLSVGQSLPLQQLRATERFAAPAARYTEASLVKKMEEMGIGRPSTYAPTISTIQKRGYVEKDSREGKERKFHVLTLDGDTVKTEVKTETFGADKAKLFPTDTAMVVNDFLVEHFPVIVDYQFTAKVEDEFDQIANGREVWTDMLSGFYGKFHETVERGQDIERSTLGSTREIGLHPETGQKLTARLGRFGPYVQIEPKEGAPEGEKAVYASLRKGQFIENITLEEALELFKLPRIVGQFEDKDMTAALGRFGPYIRHDSKFYSLTKEQDPHTITAQEGVDLIEAKRKSDAERLIKDFPTNPDVQVLNGRFGPYIVVGKKNVKIPKGEEPAELTLERCLELADATPDKPAKGGRFAKKAPAATAADTADKPAKKTAAKKPAAKKPAAKKATGTTAKKAATKAK